A section of the Roseivirga sp. BDSF3-8 genome encodes:
- a CDS encoding amino acid adenylation domain-containing protein has translation MSNILDQAPLSYIQERLWFIDTFEKNNLYQGGPVYHNLPLVIKIQGSLSVEALRKSIIFLTERHEILRCTVGQEGDNTTLSVHENLPVPVQILPLPQVETEDDITATIRELVNEPFEIEEEPLHRVTLLTGTTDHFAVWTFHHIIADKHSLNIFYKELAHVYKAFAKGQTPLLQDLDLQYIDYSIWQKELPADVLESLLLYWKHKLKAPIQALEIPCDRTREHVHIYRGATSAFSLNKEAGVKLKSLSESLGISEKALFYTAYQVMLYRYSGLDEIVTGTYGTNHISHLPDSAGPADNLLVIRTFIENGETFVSLARKTEASLNEAIDHQDMPFEQLSTLLNPAKDMSRTAFFDILFHYEEKEEGINTGAATWNTVETNMGLGKYDHNLLICKENDQYVGYLTYNELYYEKGSIENFCQNLCHLLEVISQESASPISSVPILSEEQSSSIMKGMDYADVKFPRDENIISRFDKIVNEYPERTAVKYEGSEYSYKELQQFSNRFANFLREEKLVTEGDLVTVTLPRSSEMLGVLLGILKAGACYIPVDPTYPQERIQFILEDSNSKVEVTESVLSEFIAKGDKISSLPTDVNTDGESLAYIIYTSGTTGKPKGVKVCHRNVIRLLFNEANLFDFDQNDVWTLFHSYCFDFSVWEMYGALLYGGKVVVVPAMTAKDTEGFYKLLKEDNVTILNQTPSAFYRLAEVDHRSNDKLSALRMIVYGGEALAPVKLRNWYEKYSDTQLINMYGITETTVHVTYKQITLHEIENNISSIGRPIPTLGCFVLDQNQCIVPRGVSGELYVYGEGVAQGYLNRPDLTKEKFTEVPLLKGQKVYRSGDLARILANGELEYLGRIDSQVKIRGHRIELGELESNLLKNKGVKDAVVTTRKDDAGQAYLVAYYTTEDNLSAKDLRIFIQELIPGYMIPSYFVPVDEIPLTSNGKVDTKKLPDPSDIVQDNATEYVAPETSTEVQLAQIWMEILGLSRVGKKDNFFEIGGHSLKATQLVSRIRERLGASLKLSDIFAHPVLAELATVISGADENLETIIPLAGEREHYPLSPAQKRLWVLQQMEEGSTTYNIYNAFVICRDVDPEIMKLALESLIKRHSSLRTSFNKVDEEVFQKVHEVYDLEECFSYHDFSNQNLSEADIITRVRQMNDSKFDLSNLPLFKINLIRWKDDAYIFSYVMHHIISDGWSMNIFFSEITRYYQAASQGTKADIGSLPFQYTDYAVWFGEQVKSGKLKEQGEYWKSQFEEGWLRTDLGVQKDRPAVKTYNGSKADFLIDAQLLKGLKATCQQNGVTLFMGLHSVLNGLISQYTHLNDTIIGVPVAGRDGTGLEKQIGFYVNTLAVRTRFNPKNTFIQLLKNTAEQDKKAFENQLYPFDQLVEELKLKRDVSRSPLFDMMLVLQNTGDLNLENTSSSDTDILVSPLNLGVEGSKFDLTWFFAETEEGLYLRMEFNSDLYDTETIYKLKEHFRLLLEKATTYPDFPLSELKVLTANDEESLQVYRNKLHQQPLEIAGLYHEQENGRPAYQSPETHGEIILASIWEQLLNVLQPGLGDDFFALGGDSIKAIQLVSLLKKHDYSLTVPLVMRYSGLREMAKQLSKGHTQTEEERVIGELPLSPVQHYFFEKVSKYNHHYNQSVVLVGERFDQEKINLTLKALCDAHDMLRAVYKNDEGTWKQLVQDESKVNFFVHDLQNHTFDGYSEEIDKLATQHQSDISLVDGPLFSAALFRLKDQDRLLLFAHHLIVDGVSWRIIIDDFKDIYQALTNGTKMPALSRTHSYKRWSETLTEMQHSDRVSNSLDLWNIDKTSITNLSFKKETKNNLEEDVCTCQGEVGERQIAAIQQAANQWVGTDLQDILIAALNMAIQQNVGNGEVSLMMESHGRDAIKHLDLSRTVGWFTAIYPVLLPEVKDQDLLLYLIDIKERLRRFQRAGSNYGIAKYLSGRSMTEDPQMCFNYLGQFDSGEKEQGSSITLSTEARGKERAAEQDRLFSIDFTAALVDKKLQFSIKYNKNQYSAEVINALVEAWKTNLLEFGENLTKVEKTFLTPSDFRTVGLSMSSLISFQQKYKLENVYGLSPLQQSFFFHHIRFPKTSAYFEQMRYRLKGDICPETFHKTVKALSDRHPVMRSLFRDDLASQPVQAVISDIAPVYNFEVIKDLSSSDKEFRLDKFAEEDREKGFRLTEELPIRFRLFQLAHDEFEFILSYHHIIMDGWCIPIIMNDFQKLYTAFRSEVQPLLPDLEPFENYINWLENYPQEKGEEYWRKLLQGYQYSTSIGISKTEQTFNESSRDLQYEEIRLEGELFHNLEAMIRNSRTTLNEVIQALWSIYLAQTNDRHDVVFGTVVSGRPSDLEGVEGMVGLFINTMPVRIRFEENESVSNLIGALRNQAIEGMPYHYTQLANLQRLHPDGKLFDHIMVFRNYPVDSEGESPWELTGIKAYEPNSFDFTIHVLPEPDMLKIRFVYHPEKYSVKDVSRIKQIFSQMMEAFVDNPHQMVDEQLRKVEEIRKSFRKSGRQNRLSMLKTS, from the coding sequence ATGAGCAATATACTCGATCAAGCTCCTTTATCTTATATACAAGAGCGCCTGTGGTTTATTGATACATTTGAAAAAAACAACCTCTACCAGGGAGGTCCGGTGTATCATAACCTTCCGCTAGTAATTAAAATTCAGGGAAGTCTCTCCGTAGAGGCACTTCGTAAGTCTATAATTTTTCTTACGGAAAGGCACGAAATATTGCGTTGTACGGTGGGCCAGGAAGGTGACAATACTACCTTATCAGTGCATGAAAACCTGCCTGTTCCGGTACAGATACTTCCTCTTCCCCAAGTGGAAACAGAAGATGATATAACAGCCACTATAAGAGAACTTGTAAATGAGCCCTTTGAAATAGAAGAAGAGCCATTACACAGAGTAACTCTACTTACAGGGACAACTGACCACTTCGCAGTCTGGACTTTTCACCATATTATAGCTGATAAACATTCTCTTAATATATTTTATAAAGAGCTCGCTCATGTATATAAGGCTTTTGCGAAAGGTCAAACACCACTATTACAGGATCTTGACCTTCAATATATAGACTACTCTATCTGGCAAAAAGAACTACCTGCTGATGTTCTGGAAAGCCTTCTTTTGTACTGGAAACATAAATTAAAAGCTCCAATACAGGCACTTGAAATACCATGTGACAGAACAAGAGAGCATGTGCATATATACCGGGGTGCAACTTCAGCCTTTTCTTTAAATAAGGAGGCTGGTGTAAAGCTCAAAAGCTTATCTGAATCTTTAGGGATATCAGAAAAAGCCCTCTTTTACACGGCATATCAGGTTATGCTGTATCGGTACTCCGGTCTGGATGAGATAGTTACCGGAACATATGGCACTAATCACATTAGTCATTTACCAGACTCGGCTGGCCCTGCTGACAACCTACTGGTAATCAGAACCTTTATTGAAAACGGAGAAACTTTTGTCTCTCTTGCCAGAAAAACTGAAGCCTCACTAAATGAAGCTATTGATCATCAGGACATGCCTTTTGAGCAATTGAGCACATTACTCAATCCTGCAAAGGACATGAGTCGTACGGCATTCTTTGATATCTTATTCCATTATGAAGAAAAAGAGGAAGGTATAAATACAGGGGCTGCTACCTGGAATACCGTTGAGACAAATATGGGTCTGGGTAAGTATGACCATAACCTGCTTATTTGCAAAGAGAATGATCAATACGTCGGGTATCTTACCTATAATGAGCTTTATTATGAAAAAGGCAGTATTGAAAACTTCTGTCAAAACCTTTGTCACCTTTTAGAAGTGATATCCCAGGAGTCAGCTTCTCCTATTTCCTCTGTTCCTATTCTCTCTGAAGAGCAATCAAGCTCCATAATGAAGGGGATGGACTATGCTGATGTTAAGTTTCCGCGTGATGAAAATATCATTAGCCGTTTTGACAAAATTGTTAATGAATATCCTGAACGTACCGCAGTAAAATATGAAGGATCAGAGTATTCTTATAAGGAGCTTCAGCAATTTTCCAACCGCTTTGCAAATTTCTTAAGAGAAGAAAAGTTAGTAACGGAGGGCGACCTGGTTACGGTAACTTTGCCCCGCTCCTCAGAAATGCTTGGAGTATTACTGGGAATTCTAAAAGCAGGTGCATGCTATATCCCAGTGGATCCTACCTATCCACAGGAACGCATTCAGTTTATCCTGGAAGACTCTAACAGTAAAGTTGAAGTTACAGAATCGGTACTCAGTGAATTTATTGCGAAAGGCGATAAAATTTCCTCCCTGCCTACCGATGTAAATACAGATGGAGAATCATTAGCCTATATAATATACACATCCGGAACTACAGGTAAGCCCAAAGGGGTAAAGGTTTGCCACCGAAACGTTATCAGGCTACTCTTCAATGAAGCAAACCTCTTCGATTTTGACCAGAACGATGTATGGACTCTGTTTCATTCTTACTGCTTTGATTTTTCAGTATGGGAAATGTATGGAGCATTACTATATGGCGGTAAGGTAGTAGTTGTGCCAGCCATGACAGCTAAGGACACAGAAGGGTTTTACAAGCTGCTTAAAGAAGATAACGTTACTATTCTCAATCAAACTCCTTCAGCCTTTTACCGTCTGGCTGAAGTAGACCACCGGAGTAATGATAAACTTTCTGCCCTCCGGATGATAGTATATGGCGGAGAAGCACTGGCCCCTGTTAAGCTCAGGAACTGGTATGAAAAATACTCTGATACACAGCTAATAAACATGTATGGCATAACGGAAACCACCGTTCATGTTACATACAAACAAATCACGCTGCATGAAATAGAAAACAATATCAGCAGTATCGGCCGTCCTATTCCTACGCTGGGTTGTTTTGTACTGGATCAGAACCAGTGCATAGTTCCCCGTGGTGTAAGTGGAGAGCTATACGTATATGGTGAGGGCGTTGCGCAGGGCTACCTGAACAGACCGGACCTTACAAAAGAAAAATTTACAGAAGTGCCTTTATTGAAAGGGCAAAAAGTATACAGATCCGGTGACCTTGCCCGGATTCTGGCGAATGGAGAATTAGAATACCTGGGAAGAATAGATAGCCAGGTTAAGATCAGAGGTCACCGGATTGAACTAGGCGAACTAGAGTCTAACCTCCTGAAAAATAAGGGAGTAAAAGATGCCGTCGTCACTACCCGAAAAGATGATGCAGGCCAGGCGTATCTCGTAGCTTATTATACGACTGAAGACAATTTGTCTGCAAAAGACCTACGTATTTTTATACAGGAATTGATACCAGGCTATATGATCCCCTCCTACTTTGTTCCTGTTGATGAAATACCGCTGACCTCTAATGGTAAAGTTGACACCAAGAAACTTCCTGATCCCTCCGATATTGTACAGGATAATGCAACGGAATATGTTGCTCCTGAGACCTCTACTGAGGTGCAGCTTGCACAAATATGGATGGAAATCCTTGGCCTTTCCAGGGTCGGTAAAAAAGATAATTTCTTCGAAATAGGAGGACATAGCCTTAAGGCCACGCAACTTGTTTCCCGCATCAGGGAAAGACTGGGAGCTAGCCTTAAACTAAGTGATATTTTTGCCCACCCCGTACTGGCAGAGCTGGCAACGGTTATAAGTGGTGCAGATGAAAACCTCGAGACAATAATACCCCTGGCAGGAGAAAGAGAACACTATCCCCTATCTCCAGCTCAAAAGAGGCTTTGGGTACTACAGCAAATGGAAGAAGGCAGTACCACTTATAATATATACAATGCCTTCGTTATTTGCAGGGATGTAGATCCGGAAATAATGAAGCTGGCTCTTGAAAGCCTTATTAAAAGACATAGCAGCCTGCGAACTTCTTTTAATAAAGTCGACGAGGAAGTATTTCAGAAAGTGCATGAAGTTTATGATCTGGAGGAATGCTTCAGCTATCATGACTTCAGTAATCAGAATCTCTCTGAGGCGGATATCATCACGCGTGTCCGGCAGATGAATGATTCTAAATTCGACCTGAGCAATCTGCCACTATTTAAGATCAACCTTATACGCTGGAAAGATGATGCATATATCTTCAGTTATGTCATGCATCATATTATCAGTGACGGTTGGTCCATGAATATTTTCTTCAGTGAAATTACTAGATATTACCAGGCAGCCAGTCAAGGCACAAAAGCTGATATAGGCAGTCTGCCTTTCCAGTATACGGATTACGCGGTTTGGTTTGGAGAGCAGGTTAAATCAGGAAAATTAAAAGAACAAGGCGAGTACTGGAAGAGCCAGTTTGAAGAAGGATGGCTTCGCACAGACCTCGGGGTTCAGAAAGACAGGCCTGCGGTAAAAACCTATAATGGTTCTAAGGCTGACTTCCTTATTGATGCACAATTACTCAAAGGGTTAAAGGCAACCTGCCAACAAAATGGTGTGACCCTGTTTATGGGGTTACATTCAGTATTAAATGGCCTTATTAGTCAATACACACATCTTAATGATACTATCATAGGGGTTCCTGTGGCAGGACGTGACGGAACAGGGCTGGAAAAACAAATAGGGTTCTATGTGAATACCCTGGCTGTCCGAACCCGCTTTAACCCAAAGAACACCTTTATACAATTACTTAAGAACACTGCAGAGCAGGACAAAAAAGCATTTGAAAATCAGTTGTATCCTTTTGACCAACTGGTTGAGGAACTTAAACTGAAAAGAGACGTGAGCAGAAGTCCCTTGTTTGACATGATGCTCGTGTTACAGAATACTGGTGATCTGAACCTGGAAAACACATCCTCTTCGGACACGGACATTCTTGTAAGCCCACTAAATTTAGGGGTAGAAGGAAGTAAATTTGATCTGACCTGGTTCTTTGCCGAAACAGAAGAAGGCCTGTACTTACGAATGGAGTTTAACTCTGACCTATATGACACAGAAACGATTTACAAGCTGAAAGAACATTTCAGGTTGCTTCTCGAAAAGGCTACAACATACCCGGATTTCCCTCTTTCTGAATTAAAGGTACTTACGGCAAACGATGAGGAAAGCTTACAAGTCTATAGAAACAAGCTACATCAGCAACCATTAGAAATTGCCGGGCTTTACCATGAACAGGAAAATGGACGCCCTGCATACCAATCACCTGAAACACATGGTGAAATAATTTTAGCGTCTATATGGGAGCAATTATTAAACGTTCTCCAACCCGGACTCGGCGATGATTTCTTTGCGCTTGGGGGAGACTCTATTAAAGCAATACAACTGGTTTCATTACTGAAGAAACATGACTATAGCCTGACGGTTCCGTTGGTCATGCGATATTCAGGCCTCAGGGAAATGGCAAAGCAGCTAAGCAAAGGTCATACTCAAACCGAGGAAGAGAGAGTTATTGGTGAACTCCCTTTGAGTCCGGTTCAGCATTATTTCTTTGAAAAGGTAAGCAAGTATAATCATCATTATAACCAATCTGTAGTTCTGGTAGGCGAACGTTTTGACCAGGAAAAGATTAACCTTACTTTAAAAGCCTTATGTGACGCGCACGATATGCTCCGTGCAGTTTACAAAAATGATGAAGGCACGTGGAAGCAACTGGTACAAGATGAATCCAAGGTTAACTTTTTTGTTCACGATCTTCAAAACCACACTTTTGACGGATATAGCGAAGAAATAGACAAACTGGCCACGCAACACCAGTCTGATATTTCTCTAGTAGATGGGCCCTTGTTCAGTGCTGCATTATTCCGCTTAAAGGACCAGGACAGACTCTTACTATTTGCCCATCACCTTATTGTAGATGGTGTGTCATGGCGAATCATCATTGATGATTTCAAAGACATCTACCAGGCGCTTACTAATGGCACTAAAATGCCTGCTCTGAGCAGAACTCACAGTTATAAGCGTTGGTCAGAAACTTTAACAGAGATGCAACACAGCGATCGGGTGAGCAATAGTCTTGATCTGTGGAATATTGATAAAACCTCTATAACTAATCTTTCATTTAAGAAGGAAACAAAAAACAATCTTGAAGAAGATGTTTGTACCTGCCAGGGGGAAGTAGGCGAACGGCAGATCGCGGCCATCCAGCAAGCAGCTAACCAGTGGGTTGGAACTGACTTGCAGGATATTCTGATCGCAGCCCTAAATATGGCTATTCAGCAAAATGTAGGTAATGGCGAAGTCAGCCTCATGATGGAAAGCCATGGCCGTGATGCAATCAAACACCTGGACCTAAGCAGGACAGTAGGTTGGTTTACAGCAATATACCCTGTCTTACTTCCTGAGGTTAAGGATCAGGATCTCTTGCTTTATCTCATAGATATTAAGGAGAGACTGCGCAGGTTCCAACGTGCCGGTAGCAATTACGGTATTGCAAAATACCTTTCTGGTAGAAGCATGACGGAAGATCCGCAAATGTGCTTTAACTACCTGGGCCAGTTTGATTCCGGTGAAAAAGAACAAGGCAGCAGCATTACTCTAAGTACAGAGGCCCGTGGAAAAGAGCGTGCAGCCGAACAGGATAGGCTGTTTAGTATAGACTTTACTGCAGCCTTGGTGGATAAAAAACTCCAGTTCAGTATAAAGTATAATAAAAATCAATACTCAGCGGAGGTCATTAATGCTCTTGTCGAAGCATGGAAAACAAACCTCCTCGAATTTGGAGAAAATCTGACTAAGGTCGAAAAGACATTCCTTACTCCCAGTGACTTCAGGACTGTCGGCTTGTCAATGTCATCGCTGATTTCTTTCCAGCAAAAATATAAACTGGAAAATGTCTATGGACTTAGCCCGCTTCAGCAAAGCTTCTTTTTCCACCATATCCGTTTCCCTAAGACCAGTGCTTACTTCGAACAGATGAGATATCGCCTGAAAGGTGATATCTGCCCCGAGACTTTTCACAAAACCGTGAAGGCATTATCCGACCGCCATCCGGTAATGCGAAGCCTTTTCAGAGATGATCTTGCCTCACAACCCGTTCAGGCAGTCATATCTGATATAGCACCTGTGTACAACTTTGAAGTTATTAAGGATCTTTCGTCGTCAGACAAAGAATTCCGACTCGATAAGTTTGCAGAGGAAGACAGGGAAAAGGGTTTTAGGCTCACAGAAGAGTTGCCAATTCGGTTCCGGCTATTCCAGTTAGCACATGATGAGTTCGAATTTATTTTAAGCTATCATCATATTATTATGGATGGGTGGTGTATACCCATTATAATGAATGACTTTCAAAAGCTCTATACTGCATTCAGGTCAGAAGTGCAGCCATTGTTACCCGACCTGGAGCCATTTGAGAATTACATCAATTGGCTGGAAAACTACCCGCAGGAAAAAGGTGAAGAATATTGGAGAAAGCTTTTGCAAGGATACCAGTATAGCACCAGCATAGGTATAAGTAAAACTGAGCAAACATTCAATGAGTCCTCACGCGATCTGCAATACGAAGAAATAAGGCTTGAAGGAGAGCTTTTCCATAACCTTGAAGCCATGATCCGGAACAGCCGGACGACCTTAAATGAGGTAATTCAGGCGCTTTGGAGTATATATCTGGCCCAAACGAATGATCGCCATGACGTGGTGTTCGGAACAGTGGTATCCGGCCGCCCCTCAGACCTGGAAGGTGTGGAAGGAATGGTAGGCTTATTTATTAATACCATGCCTGTCAGAATCCGGTTTGAGGAAAATGAATCTGTATCTAACCTGATTGGAGCCCTCAGAAATCAGGCAATTGAAGGAATGCCTTACCATTATACCCAATTGGCAAATCTTCAAAGGCTACATCCTGACGGTAAATTATTTGACCATATCATGGTTTTCAGAAACTACCCTGTAGATAGTGAAGGTGAATCTCCGTGGGAACTAACAGGCATCAAGGCTTATGAGCCAAATAGTTTTGACTTTACAATCCATGTACTCCCTGAGCCGGATATGCTGAAAATACGGTTTGTTTACCACCCTGAAAAGTATAGTGTGAAAGATGTTAGCCGTATCAAACAAATTTTCTCTCAAATGATGGAAGCATTTGTGGACAACCCTCATCAGATGGTTGATGAACAACTACGCAAAGTTGAAGAGATACGGAAATCATTCCGCAAATCAGGAAGACAGAACAGACTCAGTATGTTAAAAACATCATAA
- a CDS encoding condensation domain-containing protein, which produces MKKIIHARIEQSCKNFADNTAIEDGSGSYTYRQLLETVEKLAKYILAENSSKGGTVMVLLPRGFAMVTALLATLKSGKVFLPVSQNLGESSWKRIFQEIKPEMVISNASGLEYLNKLMGTHQQSVGHLILAQNGEESPSVYKWEKDAYIASETPVNTEEVRFPVIDPQDSSYLYFTSGSTGQPKIVEGKQVSLSHFIDWQVNELDYKENVKVSQLAAPTFDASLKDILPTLLAGGILCIPSEDVMANINHLYKWLKTNQIHTFATVPSIFRALMQEMEASSENTGNALPEVRKVLLAGEVLYRKDINRWQKIAGQSSEIINLYGTTESTILKTFHRVNKIDETRLEEPLSVGKPIGNTITIILNEDSKLCGINEPGEVYIKTPFLSKGYYNDPVATSEIFVTNPLTGKENDIVYKTGDEGVYLNDGSVKLIGRKDKQVKLNGIRLNLSGIASSLLQNENVAEVVCLLRQTKDGDDYLVCYFTGNGNIDEELLHRFAEEKLNKHEIPGHFVKLKSFPRSQHGKLDKSALPDPLERHISGVEEQTIDSLSETEKELKEIWEGFFKTDNIGQEDSFLQIGGNSLKALQVGALITQKMKVNLGIAGIQQLFRKPKLKDFASYLDELKGNSPKKIAGITRIPDAESYPVSYSQQQIYMACQSADANRAYNMPKAYQIKGRLNPDLFMESFRKMTDRYEILRTSFHEENEDIRQRVHSGEDTNFIRLIDLREEPDQALAISEYVAECTSHVFDLEKPGQLLVYLIQLSEDDFVMAVNIHHIIGDSWSAKLMASELFDTYAGLISKSENKELPKLPYQFRDYAVWERQQLHTEAVKPLKNYWLGHLGMRLPKLNLHTDHSRPEVRTMEGKRFEFEVKPELASVISKEASRLGVSNFTYMMSALYLLLFKYSADEEIVIGVPVATRNQPGLEDQLGVFVNTIAVKNKVNNELTLTDFIKAVHNNLQEGYKHQFYPFQEVVSHYHQQVERNRTPIFDVAMNMLSSGSEDSIPSAAGLEITDWESNHSTSKFDMTLYVYDDLDSGAIPFIEYNAALFETRTIERLTERYLGILSKMGETPDDSLKAILQEKVAAPAIKARRVRVNQ; this is translated from the coding sequence ATGAAAAAGATTATACATGCCCGTATAGAACAGAGCTGTAAAAACTTTGCAGATAATACCGCCATTGAAGACGGCTCAGGCTCCTATACCTACAGGCAATTACTTGAAACTGTCGAGAAACTGGCAAAGTATATTTTGGCCGAGAACAGTAGTAAAGGTGGTACCGTAATGGTATTGTTACCTCGAGGGTTTGCTATGGTAACAGCTCTTCTTGCTACGCTCAAATCAGGCAAAGTTTTCTTGCCAGTAAGTCAAAATCTTGGTGAATCTTCGTGGAAAAGGATATTTCAGGAGATCAAACCTGAAATGGTGATCTCGAATGCATCCGGCCTGGAATATTTGAATAAACTTATGGGCACTCACCAACAGTCTGTAGGACATTTGATCCTTGCACAGAATGGTGAAGAAAGCCCCTCTGTATATAAATGGGAAAAGGACGCATACATTGCCTCTGAAACCCCTGTCAATACTGAAGAGGTTCGTTTTCCTGTAATAGACCCCCAGGACTCAAGCTATCTATATTTTACATCGGGCTCCACCGGACAACCCAAAATTGTAGAAGGCAAACAAGTTAGCCTCAGCCACTTTATTGACTGGCAGGTAAATGAACTTGATTATAAGGAGAATGTAAAAGTGAGTCAGTTGGCTGCGCCAACTTTTGACGCTTCCCTAAAAGACATCTTACCAACACTGCTTGCAGGCGGCATCTTATGTATTCCTTCAGAAGATGTGATGGCAAACATCAACCATCTGTATAAATGGCTAAAAACCAATCAGATTCATACGTTTGCCACTGTACCTTCAATTTTCAGAGCGCTGATGCAGGAAATGGAGGCATCATCTGAAAATACCGGAAATGCCCTACCTGAAGTTCGTAAAGTTCTTTTAGCCGGTGAGGTATTATACAGAAAGGATATAAATCGTTGGCAGAAAATAGCAGGTCAATCATCAGAGATCATAAACCTGTATGGCACTACTGAAAGCACTATCCTTAAAACATTCCATAGGGTTAATAAAATAGATGAGACAAGGCTGGAAGAACCATTGAGTGTAGGTAAGCCTATTGGGAATACTATCACTATAATCCTTAATGAGGACTCAAAACTATGTGGTATAAACGAGCCTGGTGAAGTATATATTAAAACCCCTTTCCTTTCTAAGGGATATTACAACGACCCGGTTGCAACCTCTGAGATATTCGTTACAAACCCTCTTACCGGAAAGGAAAATGATATAGTTTATAAAACTGGTGATGAGGGCGTCTACCTGAATGATGGATCTGTCAAGCTAATCGGCAGAAAAGATAAACAAGTTAAGCTAAACGGAATACGCCTTAATTTATCAGGGATAGCTTCATCTCTTTTGCAAAATGAGAATGTAGCCGAAGTAGTATGTTTATTACGTCAGACAAAAGACGGTGATGACTATCTGGTTTGCTATTTTACGGGTAATGGAAATATCGATGAAGAATTACTTCACCGCTTTGCTGAAGAAAAACTCAACAAGCATGAAATACCCGGACATTTTGTAAAACTTAAATCATTCCCCCGCAGCCAACACGGGAAACTGGATAAAAGCGCTCTGCCTGATCCACTTGAAAGACATATATCCGGGGTTGAAGAACAGACAATTGACTCTTTAAGTGAGACAGAAAAGGAGTTAAAAGAAATATGGGAAGGATTCTTCAAAACCGACAATATCGGTCAGGAAGACAGTTTCCTTCAGATTGGCGGAAACAGCCTTAAAGCTTTACAAGTTGGAGCTTTGATTACCCAGAAGATGAAAGTAAACCTGGGCATTGCAGGCATCCAGCAACTGTTCAGAAAGCCTAAACTTAAAGATTTTGCCTCCTACCTGGATGAGCTAAAAGGCAATTCGCCCAAGAAAATAGCCGGTATCACCCGAATACCTGATGCAGAAAGTTATCCGGTATCCTACTCCCAGCAGCAAATCTATATGGCCTGTCAGTCAGCAGATGCTAACCGGGCTTATAATATGCCTAAAGCCTACCAAATCAAAGGACGGCTGAATCCTGATCTGTTCATGGAGTCTTTCAGGAAAATGACGGACAGATATGAAATACTTCGAACGTCATTTCATGAAGAAAATGAGGATATCCGACAGAGAGTTCACTCAGGTGAGGATACCAATTTTATACGCTTAATTGACCTTCGCGAGGAACCTGACCAGGCTTTGGCTATTTCGGAATATGTAGCTGAATGCACTTCACATGTATTTGACCTGGAAAAACCCGGCCAGTTACTGGTATATCTAATTCAATTATCTGAGGACGACTTTGTGATGGCAGTAAACATACATCACATTATCGGCGATAGCTGGTCTGCAAAACTCATGGCCTCTGAGTTATTTGATACATATGCAGGCCTGATCAGTAAAAGTGAAAATAAAGAACTTCCAAAGCTACCTTACCAGTTCAGAGATTATGCTGTTTGGGAGCGCCAGCAACTTCACACCGAAGCCGTAAAGCCATTAAAAAATTACTGGCTCGGCCACTTAGGCATGAGGCTTCCCAAACTGAACCTGCATACTGATCACTCCAGACCTGAAGTCAGGACCATGGAAGGCAAAAGGTTTGAGTTTGAGGTAAAACCGGAGCTTGCGTCTGTTATAAGCAAAGAAGCATCCCGTCTTGGTGTAAGCAATTTCACCTATATGATGAGTGCCCTTTACCTCCTTTTATTCAAGTACTCGGCAGATGAAGAGATAGTAATCGGCGTGCCGGTAGCTACCAGGAACCAGCCAGGCCTTGAAGACCAATTAGGAGTATTTGTTAACACAATTGCTGTTAAAAATAAGGTAAATAATGAGCTGACTTTGACAGATTTTATCAAAGCCGTTCATAACAACCTTCAGGAAGGTTACAAACATCAATTTTACCCTTTCCAGGAAGTGGTGAGCCATTATCACCAGCAGGTGGAAAGAAATCGTACTCCTATCTTCGATGTAGCTATGAATATGCTGAGCTCTGGCTCTGAGGATAGCATACCTTCTGCAGCAGGACTGGAGATTACCGACTGGGAGAGTAATCACAGTACCAGCAAGTTTGACATGACACTGTATGTGTATGATGACCTGGATTCCGGAGCTATACCTTTTATCGAATATAATGCAGCCCTGTTTGAAACACGCACTATAGAACGATTAACGGAAAGGTATCTGGGTATACTTTCAAAAATGGGTGAAACTCCTGACGATAGCTTAAAAGCTATACTCCAGGAAAAAGTGGCCGCCCCTGCTATAAAAGCAAGAAGAGTTAGAGTAAATCAATAA